The genomic window TTATCCCAGATAAACCCAAATAACCCAAGCGTTAACCCAAATATCCCAAAGTGATCTTGGGATATTCTTGGGATACTTGGGTTAACTTGCGATATCTTGCGATATTTTTGGGTTTTCCGCGCTCAGGATAGCGTGAGAAAGCGATACCAGCCAGCCCAATCCTCGCGTGCGGCCTCGTAGCGCTCGTTGAGCGCCTCGTGCAGGCGGGCGTTCTCGATGGCGATGGCCCCCAGATCGGCGATAGCCTCCAGGAACTCCACCTCCTCCTCGCTGAAGCGGTGCGGCTGGGCGGAGTAGGCGCGCAGCACGCCGATGATCTGATCCTGCACCTTGAGGGGGACTGCCAACACGGAGCGGATGCCCTCCCGCGCGGCCTCCTCCGGGTACTGGAATCCTACCTCCCGCTCCACGTCGTAGATCATGGCGGGCTTGCCCTGGAGCACCTCACGGTCGATGGGGCTTTCCTTGATCCAGATGTCCCCCTTCTTCAGGTAGCGCTCGCTCAGCCCTTCGGCCGCAACCAGGTGCAGCCGACGCTTACGAGGGCCCAATAGCCGGATAGAGGCCGCCTTGCAGTTCACCTCCTCGATCACATTGCGCAACAGGGCCTTGAGCACCTCGTTCAGCTTGAGGCTGGAGTTCACCTCGGAGGCGATGGTGTGCATCGCGCGGTACAGATGGGCATTGCGGATGGCTCGGGCGGCCAGGTTGGCCACGGCGCCTACCAGCAGTTGCTCGTCCTGGGTGAAGTGATGAGGTTCGGCCGTGTATACTCGCAGCACGCCCAAGTTGCGGTCCTGGATGCGGAGCGGGACGGCCAGGACGGAACGGATGCCCTCGGCACGGGCCTCATCGGGGTACTGCAGGCCGCCGTCATGCACGATGTCGTGCAGGGCCACCGCGTTGCCTCTGAGCACCTCACGATCGATAGGGCTGTGAGCGACCTCGACGGGCCCCTTGGCCAGATAGCGCTCGCTGAGCCCCACGGCCGCCTCCATCTCCAGCGTCTGGCGCTCCTGATCCAGCAGCCGGATCGATGCCGCTTTGTATCCCAGTTCGCGCACGATCGTCTCCAGCATGCGTTGCAGGAGCTCCTGCCGCCCGTAGCTGGCGTTCATCGCCTTGGCGATGTTATAGAAGGCCCGGATCGCCCGGTGAACCAGTTTTTCTTCGTTCATCACTTATCATCCTCCCGCTTCATCCGACCCACAGGCTGGCGAACATCACGGCCAGTACGATCACCGTCACCCCGACGAACGCCCAATCACCCTGGCGAGCCAGGCCGATCGCCACGCCGATCAACCGGACGACGGGGGACGTGATCAGCACGATCAGGCCCAGGGAGAAAAGAAGGCTGGGCCCATGGGCATGGGGCAGGTCGGCGAGCGGCACCACATCGTGAACGGGGGGGAAGCCTGCGAGGGCCTGCCATATCGCGCCGGCGATGAACAGCACGGCGCTTATGATGAGGGTGATCATCAGCAGTCGTTGTACGATGCGGTCTGTCTGCCGCGTACTGCCCATCGCCTCCAGTGCGGCCTCATCCTCTTCACTGATGTCGGCCGCGTCGGGGATGAGCGTGCTATAGTCTCGCTCCTTCATCCCGTGATCGCCTTCCATGCCATCTGAATCGCGAATATGACGAGCAGGACCTGGAACATGCGCTTGAGCGTCAGGGAGCGGGCTCGCCCCCCGAGGCGGGAGCCCAACTGGGCCCCGATCAGCACGCCCAATGCTGTGGGGACCGCCACCTGGGGATCGATCAGGTCTTGCACGTAGTACACCATCGCGCTGGTGGCGGCCGTCACGCCGACCATGAAATTGGACGTCGCGATGGCGGCCTTTAACGGGGCGCCCATGACGACGCTCATGATGGGAACTTTGACAACACCTCCTCCGATGCCCAGCAGGCCGGAGAGATTCCCGGCGATGAAGGCTGCTCCCAGGCCGAGGGGGAGATTCCGAACGCCATACCGCACCAGCTTCCCCGTGAATGGGTCCTTGTAGACGGTATCGAACAGCCCTGTCGGGCGGGAGATGGCCTCGTCGCGAGGGATTTGGCGCATGCTGTACATGACGAACAACAGAAGGACGGCGAACAGGCCATGCAGGACGCGAGGGCTCAGCAGGGCTGCGGTGAGCCCGCCCGTCAGAGCGCCCAGAGTAGTGGTGATCTCCAACACCATGCCCAACTTGGTATGGGTGAGGCTGCGTCCGGCGTACACTGCTCCTGCCGCCGTGGAGGTGGCGATCACGCTCACCAGGCTGGCGCCGATGGCCACCTTGATGGGAATGTGGAAGAAGACGGTTAGCAAAGGGATGATGAGGACCCCGCCGCCGATACCCAGCAGGGCCCCCAGGGCGCCGACGATGATCGCGATCAGGAACAGGACCAAGAACATGCCGTTCTCCCGTGCTGGGGCTTGTTTCGTATGGGAAGCGTCGTAGGGCCGTGAGTGGATGATGCCACTGCGGCGAGCGTTATTTCAGGATGTAGTAGGTTCCTCGCTTGTTGCCGATCTTCAGGAGCAACCCTTTGTCAACCAGGTCTACGAGGTCCAGCCGCAGCGTCTCCGAGGAGACGTGGGGACACAGCTCTCGATACTCACGGTTCGTGATGCGGCCGTGCTCCTGGATGTACTGCAGCGCCCGCAGCTGCCGCTCGTTCATGTTCGCTTCCCACTGCTGCGGCACAGTGGCTCGCTCGATGACGTTCTGCAGGATCACGGTGAAGGAGTAAGGAGTGGCTCGGAACGTGGGCTGTGGATGGCCGGCCTGTACCATGGCCTCGATCATGCGATCGATGCCCAGCCCCAGCTCCTCGATGTATCCCCATTGGAAGAGGCCGTTGACAATGCGTGGGTTGCGGGAGAAGTGCTCCTCCACGATGTTGTCCAGCGTGATATATCCAGGTAGTCCTCCGGGTGACTGCACCTCCAGCCGATCATCGAACATCCGGACCTCGATGCGGCGACCGGCCAGCCGGTAGTCGCGATGGCAAACGGCGTTGATGAGCGCCTCTCGCACCGCGAAGGGGGGATACTCCGGGCGCTCCTCTCGTTTGAGCCCGCGCACCACCGCCTCCACGCGCATCTCCTCCATGACGATGTTCCAGGCGCGCTCGATCAGGCGGGGGAGTGGCCCCGTGATCTCCTCCCGGCGGCCGTAGCCCGGTAGCCCCTCCGGCCCGCGCGGCTCCGTGCCCACGAACTTCACGAACACGATGGCCGACTGGGGCAGGAAGACCTGCGGCTCGCGCCCGAAGAGCAGCATGCCGGCGACGGTCGGCCGACCATCGGCCGTCACCGCCGTGATCTGCCGCAATAGCGTCTCCCGGTCCACGGAGAGCGGGCGGCGCTGACGCTCCTCGCGCTGGGCGATGTACTCGTCAATGATCGCCTCGTCCAGATCCTCGCGGCTGGCGCCGGGCACGGGCTCGGCCTCGAACTCGCCGCTGGACTTGGTGGCGGCCAGCTGTCGGATGGCCTCGCCCCCCAGCGGCTGATTTTCCGTGCCGGAGCGGACCAGCACGCGACCGTCCGCCAGCGAGTGCAGCTCCGCGGAGCGCGAGACGCGAATGCCGACGACGAAGCCGCCGGGGACCTCGATCTGCTCCCATTCGGTGGCTATGGGAGGGCGACAGGCGATCTGGGCCTGGCGCAGGGCCTCCTCGACCTCGTCGGGGAACAGCCCTGTGGAGACCTGCCCCTCCGGCGTCATACCGATGATGATCGTGCCGCCGTCGGTGTTGGCGAAGGCGACCAGCGTCTCCGCCAACAGGTCCGGGTCGGGCGTCGAAAGGAATGCCGTTTGCGGTCCCGGCTTTTTCCCCAGAATGCTTGAGGCGTTCATCGCATCCTCTGGCTCACCTGATCTCGTTTTGGACGGCTAAGCCGTCGAATCTCCCACCTCGCCCGACCTGGCGGTCGCTTCAGGTCGGGTTGTTTTCATTCCCCTGGCCCTCGGGCCCTTTGGCCTGAGAGGGCGTCTTGGCCTGGTTGTTGGTCGCGAGCCGGGCCACGGCTGTGACGCTGTCCCCATCCTTCAGGTTGACCAGCCGCACCCCGCGCGCGGCGCGGCTCATTCGTGAGATCGCACGCACCCGCAGGCGCAGGGCGATCCCGTTGGCCGTCATGAGCGTGATCTCGTCCTGTTCGGATACCACGCGGCCGGCGACCACGAAATCGCCGTTCTGGAGGCGTCGGGCGTTGGTGGTCCGCACCCCGCCCGCGTATCGGTTGCGAATGGGATACTCGGACAGCGGCGTGCGCTTCCCATAGCCGCTGGCCGTCACCACCAGGAGGTCCGCATCCGGGTCGACCACGTCCAGGCTGGTGACGTAATCGCCCTCGCGCAGCCGGATGGCGTTCACACCTGCGGCCGTCCGGCCCATGGGGCGTACCTGGCTTTCGGGGAAGCGCAGGGCCCATCCGTGGGCGGTGACGATGATCAGATCGTCATTCCCGCTGGTCAGCCGGGCCCATCCCAGCTCATCGTTGTCGTCAAGGTGCATGGCGATGATGCCGCTGGGGCGCACGGAGGAGAGCTCGGAGAGCTTCATGCGCTTGATGCGCCCATGCTGAGTGAGCAGGGTGATGTATTGCGCCTGCTCGAAATCTGGGACGGCCACGGCCGCGGTCACCCGCTCGTTGGCCTCCAGGTTGAGGATGTTCACGATGGGCACCCCCTTGGCGTTGCGCCCCGCCTCGGGGAGGTTGTAGGCCCGCTCGGAGTACACGCGGCCCCGGTTGGTGAAGAACAGGATATGATCCAACGTGCGGGCGGCGAACAGGTGGAGCACCTCGTCCTCGCCCCGGGTCTGCATGCCGGTGACCCCACGGCCGCCGCGCCCCTGGGCGCGATAGGCCCGCGCCAGCGTGCGCTTGACGTAGTTATCCGCCGTGATGCTGACCAGGATGTCCTCCTGCGGGATCAGGTCCTCCTCCGAGAAGGACTCGGAGGCGTTGGGGCTGATGACGGTGCGGCGATCGTCGCCGAACTTCTCCTTCAGCTCCTGGAGATCGTCCTTGATCAGCGCCAGGATCTTCTCCGGGTGCGCCAGGAGGTCCTCCAGATAGGCGATGCGCTCCATCACCGCCCGATACTCATCCTCGATCTGCTGGCGTTCCAGGGCGGCCAGCCGGCGCAGTTGCAGGTCCAGGATCGCGCGGGCCTGGATCTCCGTCAGGTCGAACCGGCTCATCAGGGCGGTGCGGGCGGCCTCCGCGCTCTCCGCCTGGCGAATGGTGGCGATCACCTCGTCCAGGAACTGCAGCGCGATGCGCAGGCCCTCCAGGATGTGCGCTCGGTCTCGGGCCTTCTGCAGGTCGAAGCGGGTTCGGCGGGTGATCACATCCTGGCGATGCTCGACGTGGGCCTGGAGCACCCGCTTGAGGCTGAGCAGGCGCGGCTCCCCATTGACCAGCGCCAGCATGTTGACGCCAAAGGTGGTCTGCAACGGCGTGTACTTGAAGAGCTGATTGAGCACTTTCTTGGGGGGCGAGCCGCGCTTCAGTTCGATCACGATCCGCATCCCCTGGCGGTCCGATTCGTCTCGCAGGTCGCTGATCGCGTCCAGCCGCCCGGATCGCACCAGGTCCGCGATACGCTCGATCAGGGTCGTCTTGTTGAGCTGGAACGGGATCTGGTGGACCACGATGCGGTGGCGGTTGCCGCGCATCTCCTCGATGGTGGTGACGGCACGGATGACGATGCGTCCGTTTCCCGTGGCATATGCCTTGCGAATGCCCT from Chloroflexota bacterium includes these protein-coding regions:
- a CDS encoding sulfite exporter TauE/SafE family protein, which codes for MFLVLFLIAIIVGALGALLGIGGGVLIIPLLTVFFHIPIKVAIGASLVSVIATSTAAGAVYAGRSLTHTKLGMVLEITTTLGALTGGLTAALLSPRVLHGLFAVLLLFVMYSMRQIPRDEAISRPTGLFDTVYKDPFTGKLVRYGVRNLPLGLGAAFIAGNLSGLLGIGGGVVKVPIMSVVMGAPLKAAIATSNFMVGVTAATSAMVYYVQDLIDPQVAVPTALGVLIGAQLGSRLGGRARSLTLKRMFQVLLVIFAIQMAWKAITG
- a CDS encoding DUF1634 domain-containing protein, with the translated sequence MKERDYSTLIPDAADISEEDEAALEAMGSTRQTDRIVQRLLMITLIISAVLFIAGAIWQALAGFPPVHDVVPLADLPHAHGPSLLFSLGLIVLITSPVVRLIGVAIGLARQGDWAFVGVTVIVLAVMFASLWVG
- a CDS encoding transcriptional regulator, encoding MNASSILGKKPGPQTAFLSTPDPDLLAETLVAFANTDGGTIIIGMTPEGQVSTGLFPDEVEEALRQAQIACRPPIATEWEQIEVPGGFVVGIRVSRSAELHSLADGRVLVRSGTENQPLGGEAIRQLAATKSSGEFEAEPVPGASREDLDEAIIDEYIAQREERQRRPLSVDRETLLRQITAVTADGRPTVAGMLLFGREPQVFLPQSAIVFVKFVGTEPRGPEGLPGYGRREEITGPLPRLIERAWNIVMEEMRVEAVVRGLKREERPEYPPFAVREALINAVCHRDYRLAGRRIEVRMFDDRLEVQSPGGLPGYITLDNIVEEHFSRNPRIVNGLFQWGYIEELGLGIDRMIEAMVQAGHPQPTFRATPYSFTVILQNVIERATVPQQWEANMNERQLRALQYIQEHGRITNREYRELCPHVSSETLRLDLVDLVDKGLLLKIGNKRGTYYILK
- the gyrA gene encoding DNA gyrase subunit A yields the protein MESRIGREGRLTEQPDYIGTVRTIDIEEEMRGAYLDYAMSVIVARALPDVRDGLKPVQRRILYAMHDMGLRSNSPYRKSARIVGEVLGKYHPHGDSAVYDAMARMAQDFSMRYPLVDGQGNFGSIDGDTPAAMRYTEARLSPIAETLLEDIDRDTVDWIDNFDASLQEPVVLPGKLPNLILNGAAGIAVGMATNIPPHNLREVVDALCYLIDNWERRDDVVLDELLEFIQGPDFPTGGIVLGVEGIRKAYATGNGRIVIRAVTTIEEMRGNRHRIVVHQIPFQLNKTTLIERIADLVRSGRLDAISDLRDESDRQGMRIVIELKRGSPPKKVLNQLFKYTPLQTTFGVNMLALVNGEPRLLSLKRVLQAHVEHRQDVITRRTRFDLQKARDRAHILEGLRIALQFLDEVIATIRQAESAEAARTALMSRFDLTEIQARAILDLQLRRLAALERQQIEDEYRAVMERIAYLEDLLAHPEKILALIKDDLQELKEKFGDDRRTVISPNASESFSEEDLIPQEDILVSITADNYVKRTLARAYRAQGRGGRGVTGMQTRGEDEVLHLFAARTLDHILFFTNRGRVYSERAYNLPEAGRNAKGVPIVNILNLEANERVTAAVAVPDFEQAQYITLLTQHGRIKRMKLSELSSVRPSGIIAMHLDDNDELGWARLTSGNDDLIIVTAHGWALRFPESQVRPMGRTAAGVNAIRLREGDYVTSLDVVDPDADLLVVTASGYGKRTPLSEYPIRNRYAGGVRTTNARRLQNGDFVVAGRVVSEQDEITLMTANGIALRLRVRAISRMSRAARGVRLVNLKDGDSVTAVARLATNNQAKTPSQAKGPEGQGNENNPT
- a CDS encoding GAF domain-containing protein, coding for MNEEKLVHRAIRAFYNIAKAMNASYGRQELLQRMLETIVRELGYKAASIRLLDQERQTLEMEAAVGLSERYLAKGPVEVAHSPIDREVLRGNAVALHDIVHDGGLQYPDEARAEGIRSVLAVPLRIQDRNLGVLRVYTAEPHHFTQDEQLLVGAVANLAARAIRNAHLYRAMHTIASEVNSSLKLNEVLKALLRNVIEEVNCKAASIRLLGPRKRRLHLVAAEGLSERYLKKGDIWIKESPIDREVLQGKPAMIYDVEREVGFQYPEEAAREGIRSVLAVPLKVQDQIIGVLRAYSAQPHRFSEEEVEFLEAIADLGAIAIENARLHEALNERYEAAREDWAGWYRFLTLS